tgtgaggtcgagagataagtagttcttactgactcattagtttagtggaagatcgagaAATCCTGCTAGGTTAATGACTAGTTTATTGAATAGAAACCCAAACTAGGAATTAGTTATGACCAccaaagcgagctaatcacccatagcTAGATTTGATAGAGTTTATAAATTAGTTTTCTGAAGTTCTTTTCATTTATGTTATTTTGTTCCATTGTTTATAAAAATCCAAAAActtctatttatattttattgtaatatgatttatttaaagtactaattagatccaTTTGTGTTTAgattagaattaatttagtactcgcctccttgggtacaatcctcggagtacttacctacttcgttataactatattacaacctgacccgtatacttgcggacaccgcttattttatattttttgtgcAATATTCTCACTCTGGACGTTAGTACGTCCGGAGGCGGTCAAGAGTTGGCTATCACCATCGTTTGGTCATTTAATAATGGTTTAtttattcatttggtcattttattaattaaaattctatagtgattaacttttacgacttttacactttaatccttatCCCTCAATAAGTCACTAATTCGAAAAAATTACCTATCCAAAATTAAATTCACCTATAcaataacttcgtaaatatttttaatatttaggagctcgatttatagaaacgaggtcctaaTATCTCACTTTTCAACACCACTGACTTTAGGGTTATTATACTTGTACCTTAGTTAACTATCTAATTGAGAACATTAAAGGAACTTTAATATTTACGGACTTAAATATTGAAAATAAGGTTCCAACATAATCTTTTCCGACACTACTAACTTTTGAGTCATTACAATACCTGTCGCGAGATATAAACCTTATTGTCTTGAGATATCATACTTCAAAGCAAAAATGTGAAAACAAAGGAAGCATGACTCGGGACATAACTTCATTGTCTCAAGACATAACACCCCATCTTGATAATTTGTATTTGGATTTGCATCTTAACTTTGTGCTTGACTTTGTATGATCTCAGGTTACTATGTGAGGACCCatttgccatatatatatatatatatatatatatatatatatatatatatgtaaatttaCTCACATGAAATGAAATATTACATTTATGCCATGTAAGTTAGTTTAAGATGAATGTTTGAAACTATTAAGAGTTGTTCGGAATGAAGGTGACATCTCGCATTCAAATTAGTAAATCGAGTTAAGTGTAGGGCCACACAAAATAAACTATAccatattaataagataaaaattatgaaataataaattttaaaagttaaagatttattattatcaaacaaaataattatattcagtgctaaattttattaatatatcaaataattttataatacaaatctaatatttataaattcaatatttaatttttcaacaattaatttttcaattggtcaaacacaCTCTAAGTCATGTATAACAAGAATATCAATTTTGTAAAAAACTTGTGTAGTAATTTCTTATAGAATAATTAATGGAATATTAAGAGATTGAAGTTTAACGAAATGAAACTTTGTTTTGGAATTTTTTAATCTGTCCTGGAATTGAattttgagttatatatatatatatatatatatatatatatatataattttatgtttattCATACAACATAATTATATTCAAGTATACGTTTATTTAGATAGTCACGTCTCTtagtaatatatattaatattcaaTCATATAGTTATTTAAATAACACGAGTTTTGATTAACATTTAAGAGATAAACTTTTAATAACTATGAGATATAATTTATCATCTGAAattttttcctttaatttttagattatttataacttttcaatgataactataaaaatattataaatacttataatttctttaattttatggAAGATTGTTGAACCATATTTATAGAAAGAAAACATAAGGAAAATACCTCTCAAAAGAGAACTTTATTGATTACACACAAATAAATATATCAGGGAAACTACAAGTACCCAACCTTTTGGGTTTATTCAGCACAAAGCAAAAGTTTGATCACTTTGCTTGCTGtcttattataaattaatacacactttatttttaagaaaatataataaACAAACACTTACTGAcgtaataacaaacacaaagcaACCATAGCTGAGAATTGTGGTTTACTGAAGCTGAATATCGGTATCATAAGCAACTCCAGCTTTCCAATTACGAGGAATGACAGCCTTTGGCCATTTGATGCCGGCGTTATCGTGCACTTTGAACCTCAAACTGATGGCTCCCAATGGTGGATTTGGCATGTCGAAAACTGCCCCAAATGACCTTctcatttctacccattttcCCTGCATTTTACCATCAAAACTAGTTACTTTCAATTCCATTTAATAGCAATATAACATCAAAGGTTGGCATAGAGTTCGAGCACTTTGATTGATTACCTGCTGCCAAATATCAACGGATAGGATATCACTTTTACCGGCTTGGTACAACATTATAATGGCCAAGTAATCTGGGTTTCTGCTATATTCATGAACCTTAACCTGGATCTTATGACCAACGTATTGGCAGGGAACCCTTTGGTATTCCACACCAACAACTCCATAAGCAAACAGACGATCCGCGGTGCCTGGTCGTGCCATCACTTCATATGCGTGGTGGCTGAGGATGAAATCGGTGTTGTCGCCTTGGCCATAGTCAGTCACCACTACGTTCACCCCTTTCTTAGTACAGATTTGAGGGTTTGTTGTGCACCTAACCTGACGGGGTTATTTCATTTAAACATCATTAGTCGGCAACATAAAAGAACCAGCCGAGAAACGATATTTGTGatcaagaatatatatatatatatcataatatcgATATTATATTTTAAGGGTGTTAAAGATTTACCTGATAGCAAGCACCACAGCCAACTCCATTCTTGTAGAGCCTATAAACCCCAGCGACATTGCCACTAGAGATATTTCTTCCGTATTCTCCAAACCCGCAAGCTCCACCTAGATTCACGTGATTGTTAGCTCATATATGcaaaaatttagtaataaaatagacATGCATATCTGTATTATTGGAGAAATGTACATACTTGTAGTGCCTAAGCCGTCGGAACTGCCATAGTAAGTTGCTCTGGACTTCACGAAATAGTCCTTTGAGTAACACAGTGCAGGTAATAGCACCATGACACACACAAGACAGTAATACTGAAGTTTGAGCGAGAACTCCATGTTTCTGCTACCAAATGAAaccaagaaaaattaaaaattagagaTAAATGAGGTTTAAGGTAAGATGGGAAGGTAAGAAACAAGAATACCCCATATTTATAGCAAAGCAGGGGAAAAGATCGATGCTGCATTAGGATGAAGATGTAGGATCGTAAACGGTGTACGGTATGCAGACCCTTGTTATTGACGCCGTCCTTAACATGCTTATTTGAAAATATAAGGGATATTTGTATTTATTGTATTATGTTAATAAATGTTGTGTATGACTTTTGTGAACATTCCTTTCAGTTTTTGGAAGACTTGTGTCTATATTTGCCGGTctattttggaagtttacacgTAATTTACTTCGGGGACTAAATTATTTGTTTATGCTATTGGTTTAAGACTAGAGATGCAGACTCTATTTCTTGTAAGTTGGTTTTCCTCAAATATTTTGATGCCTCAAGGAAGTCATGTACGAAGAATTGGTATAAAGAATCAGCTGACGGAAAATAAATTACAAAAGCGAAGGTCAATTTTCTGAGGCACCACCGAAAAGCTATATTCCAAGGTATTATCATGACTGTCAAAAATTAGGGGGGGGGGGTTGAGAGCAATCACTGTGGATGGtgaaaaaagttttaaaaaagTAATATTCTTATTTGGCGATTCTCAGCAGCACATTGGGTGGTAAGATAGCAGAGAAAAACAAGAAAGTAAAAAATGAATTACTCTAATGATGGGTTTTAGAATAAGATGTGGTGACTTGCTTCTCTTTTCAATTGTGTCATTACTTATTAAATCCTTAATTTGCCTCGGACCAAAATGTTGTTTCCCCACTGTTACTCAAATAGGATCAGCACCTCAGATTTAACATTCTGCATTATTTATCATTTTCGCATATTTTACAATAAAAAGAATGATATTTATAACGTTTAGATCCACACATGCCTTGTCCTGGCCTTTCTATGACCGTTTTGCCAGCACTTGATCCATATTTTCATTTTCTCAGACCGGTTTATTTGAATCGAATCATAccaaaaaagttttaaatttgtagAATTGATTAATCTTATTTTACTAATAAAATTTTGACAAATaaactgacttgaaattttcttACAAAATCATAAATTGCCAACAACGCACCAAACatatgttttttttaatatataattttaaataatcacaaaatcaccaatcacacgaaattaaatgaaatatcatttaataaaaaataaaattataaaagttcaAAATCGATTTAAAAGAGTTTCGCTGTAATTACAATAAGACAATCTTTTAACTATTATAATAACTACATTTATTGGTGCATATTTATCTAAAAAGTAATCGAGTAGAGGATAGCATGATAGGTTGATATAGGTATGTTGATTGATCCTCCTTAATATATTGTTTGTCTGCTATTGCATGACGCTAATGGCTTAAGAACATTACGTCAAATGCCTATGTAATTTATGTTTAATCTTTTTTCAACAAAAAGTTAAATATTTCTATGAGTCCCTgtattttataaaagttgttggtttaatatatatatatatatatatatatatattaatttggtcattttaaatttatgtatttttgaatttttaaatttcaataatgACCAAacaataattgttaaattcattaagttcagTTCTTTATTTTTTCAAATCAAGCATAAACttattatcatatttattatgtcatgtcaacttattattttcatatattattcattaaAATTATGTAAATGGATTAATGATTGTCATTTATTCTAAAACTGAATAATTAAACAACACCCATCCTCCCTCTATATTCAACAAGTAGTATTCATTTAAACTAAACTACACATCCACAATATAAATTACATATCTAGTTTATATCTAGTCATGTTATTCGTTATAAGGTATTAGAATTATAGCATCCTACACTAGACCCGATCACCGAGTCTGAATTATAGAATACCACATTCGTCATCAGAGCGACTACGATCAGTTCTTTTTACATTTGGCATCTAGTGCCTCAACGGATAATCCCAAAAAAATAGATTGCACTCATTGGTGTGACCGAAGTATAATTTGTGCCCAACACTCATCGGCACGTAGTCGAAGTAACAttttggcacccaatgcctcattgAAACGTCTGGAGTAATTAGTTTGTGCCCAGCACTCATTGGAATATTTGAAGAAAAATGCACCTAATGCTCATCGGCATAGAATTGAAGTAACCTACACTCGATCTATCCTATATCTAACTTCGCCTTATCGATTAATAGGGTAATCTTTTTCCAATGTATGATTGAACTTGATTTACATTTCATCATTTTCAATCTATCAACcaataatttaatttcattataagttctaTTCTCATTCTATCGATCTCAATATCATCAATTCATCAATCAATATATCATTACATACATATCATAGCATGATTCGTCTCAATTTCAAACCAATTTCACAAAGTTAtgatattttcaatttaattcaatttaacattTTATCTCAATAATCAATCAAGTTCACACCAATATGATTTGATCGGTCATAATCaactattaatttattttataactcTTCTATTATTTCCCTACTCCTCTTCACTTTGCAtccaatatgtatatatattagaatCTTTAGCTTTAGTATAACATGTTTATATGTAACAGTaattataattccactatttactaaTGTGGTCATATTAAAGTTGTCTACttatgtcatagtcactaaattatttatatcttgagctgcagaattcaaaattaagatccgcttgtttttttttttgaaactagactcaaatatattttttaccataaaaatttaagaatttttaatTTATCCAATCAGTACAGTAAATTCTTCAAATTTGCCCCTGTTCTGTTGCTTGACAGCTTTGACCtgtctttactaaaaattaattatcttttagTATGGGGTTCGTatgatgtttttgtttgtttctcttgaaaatagactcataaagcatttaaaaaataaatttaatatgctaaacatttttgtacaatttataataatttttcaaagttagaacaagAGAACcaaaaatcattctgaccttgtctcataaaaattattatatctcataatctacaactccattgcttacactgttgtTTTTATGcaaaactaggctcaataagatttaattttatattttattcaagctCTAACTCAAtttgtacaatttttgatgaattttcaaatttgtaCTACCACTTCTATTCATAAAGTGTTTAGTTAAACAATTTGTTCTTCCATGACTTGAGTAAGTTCTTCTCATTTCATTATCCACACTTAATAATCATAATCATATTCTATTtcataaacatattcaaattgcTATCAAACATATAAAAAATCATAATTCAAATACAAACATACCATATGAACTTAATTTACAAAAACAACAAACAAGTTGAATCTGCAGGGACTAGTCGATAATTTTAGTTTTTCCGCGATTATCTCTAGTTatctaattcttgatctatacaataatTCAAATCAATTTATCAGTTCCAAACATCTTATATCATCCTATTATAAGCATGTATcagttcaattttattttttgaatgttctctaaagttttgcattttattcaatttagtccctaaaatcgaaatagccatatttttcaaatttgagttTCGTTTTCCAATCCGATTCCAATCTCATCCTTTATAAACTCTCTACTATCTatttttatcaaaacctcatATCAGCTTTACAAATAATTCACTTTAGTCGTTATGATAcaaaattaacatttaaacttCATagcttaatttattttatatttaagctcaaaatttaataatttaaaataaaaacttcaAGAAATTATTAATgacaattttaaaaactttaacaattttataaaataatacacAAGCTAactaattaaaaacataaaattcacaaTAAATAGACCTGAAATGGCTTACCAATGGAAGgtttgaaatttgaaataatttgaaaCCCTTTCTTCTCTTTAGGCTTGGCCAAggaaagaagaaatgaaaaagatgatagttATCATCTTTCcctttatttaataatataaaaatatatattcatcTACCTACCGTCCATCATCATTAATAACTCCCtttgtaattttataataattaaattttaatgatttaattcttaaactttaattaataattaattcaaccaaattactaattcaaaattCAGTTCACTTATAAAATAACtccataaataattaataatatttatgagctcaatttataaaaataaaatcttaaaactATATTTTTGACAGTGTTGACTTTTGGGTTGTTATaagaataattaaataattatgaatTTAGTAATTCTAATTGATAAGACAAATATTCTAAGTTATTGATACGAGTCCTATATTCAATAAatcttaatatttataattaaacaaAGAATTATAAATactgaaaaataaagaataaaattcttttaaattttcacAAACTTGAACAACCAAAACTTTAAAATTCTTTTGACTAGAAAAAGAGTTTAGCAACACATATTCAACATTCTCATCACCAAGCCTCAAATGTGATTTtggttaaatatttttttgaaagagcatgattattttattaaattgtaacAGAataaatttttgtacttttgtaaCAGAAAAACTTTAATAATAATGTGATCTAGTCTTTTATAATTATTCtcttttatctatttattttgtatctaaatttttataaaatatttagaattatttattactcttatataatttttaaataaaaatattctaaCTCACGTTTTATTATACTGATAATAATGTCGAtgcaatatataaaaattatgtgactttttatattttatgttggTAAGTGAAGTTAAGCATAAAATCATGTAAAATTAATGAAGGCTTCAAGAGGTGAATAATCAtttcatttttataaaattttatatattatcactTATACATATGTTGGTGCGTAAAAGAGTTAAAAGGATAAACTAAAGCTCAATGACATTTTGTATTTTACATTGATGAAACAATAAACATTGAACcatgtataataaaaatattattttaataaataacttgTATCCAAGTAGATATTTATTTAGATAGATAGTCAAATCTCTTAGCAATAAACATTATTTTtcaagtaaatatttaataattataataatttatcatttataattatttttcttttttgaacttttgaattacttataatttttaataattgtaactattataaaattataaatattttggaaGATTACTTATAAATATTCAAAGAAACATAAGGAAAATCTCTTTCCAAGAACAACTTTATTGATTTCCCACAAACATCAGGCAAAACTAGACATACCCAACTTTTCATGTTTATTGAGCACAAAGCCAAGTTTGAGCACTTTGCTGTCTTATTAGAAACTAATACacactttttttaataaaaaaatatataataaacaaaCAACTTACTGacttaacaacattaacatagcAACAATAGCTGGGAATTGTGACGCAGTTTACTAAAGCTGAATATTGGTATCATAAGCAACTCCAGCTTTCCAATTAGGAGGAATAACATCCGGTGCCTCCACCGCCCATTTGCTGCCGGTGCTGTCCTGCACATTGAACCTCAAACTGATGGCTCCCAATGGTGGATTTGACATGTTGAAAACTGCCCCAAACGACCTTctcatttctacccattttcCCTGCATTTTACCATCAAAACTAATTACTTTCAATTCCTTTTAGTAGCAATATATAACATCAAAGGTTGGCATAGAGTTGAGCACTTTGATTGATTACCTGCTGCCAAATATCAACGGATACGATATCACTTTTACCAGCTTGGTACAGCATTATAATGGCCAAGTAATCTGGGTTTCTGCTATATTCATGAACCTTAACCTGGATCTTATGACCAACGTACTGACAGGGAACTCTTTGGTATTCCACATCAACAACTCCGTAAGCAAACAGACGATCCGCGGTGCCTGGTTGTGCCATCGCTTCAAATGCGTGGTGACTGAGGATGAAATCGGTGTTGTCGCCTTGGCCATAGTCAGTCACCACTATGTTCACCCCTTTATCAGTACAGATTTGAGGGCTTGTTGTGCACCTAACCTGACAGTTATTTCATTAAACAAATACCTAGTGTCATTAGTTGGGAACCTAAAATAACCAGCCACTTGCTTATTGGAGTAGTCCGAGAAACATAATTTATGATCATGAATACATATATACACGCATAATATCAATATTATAACTTAAGGGTGTTGGGGATTTACCTGATAGCAagcaccgcagccaattccattGTTGTAGAGCCTGTAAACCCCAGCTACATTACCATCAGAGATATTTCTTCCATATTCTCCAAACCCGCAAGCCCCACCTGGAATCACATGATTGTTATCTCATATATACAAATATTTAGTAAGAAAataaatatgcatatatgtatcaTAGGAGAAATGTATATACTTGGAGTGCCTAAGCCGTCAGGACGGCTATAGTAAGTTGCTCTTGACTTGTCGAAATTGTCA
Above is a genomic segment from Gossypium arboreum isolate Shixiya-1 chromosome 8, ASM2569848v2, whole genome shotgun sequence containing:
- the LOC108488781 gene encoding expansin-like B1, with the translated sequence MGNMGFSLKLRYCCLVSVMMLLPALCYSDNFDKSRATYYSRPDGLGTPSGACGFGEYGRNISDGNVAGVYRLYNNGIGCGACYQVRCTTSPQICTDKGVNIVVTDYGQGDNTDFILSHHAFEAMAQPGTADRLFAYGVVDVEYQRVPCQYVGHKIQVKVHEYSRNPDYLAIIMLYQAGKSDIVSVDIWQQGKWVEMRRSFGAVFNMSNPPLGAISLRFNVQDSTGSKWAVEAPDVIPPNWKAGVAYDTNIQL
- the LOC108488885 gene encoding expansin-like B1 produces the protein MEFSLKLQYYCLVCVMVLLPALCYSKDYFVKSRATYYGSSDGLGTTSGACGFGEYGRNISSGNVAGVYRLYKNGVGCGACYQVRCTTNPQICTKKGVNVVVTDYGQGDNTDFILSHHAYEVMARPGTADRLFAYGVVGVEYQRVPCQYVGHKIQVKVHEYSRNPDYLAIIMLYQAGKSDILSVDIWQQGKWVEMRRSFGAVFDMPNPPLGAISLRFKVHDNAGIKWPKAVIPRNWKAGVAYDTDIQLQ